Genomic window (Hylaeus volcanicus isolate JK05 unplaced genomic scaffold, UHH_iyHylVolc1.0_haploid 12192, whole genome shotgun sequence):
TCATATCGTGACCTAAGAAGTAGATAAACtaatgttttcattataaatgtaataaatttcataatattatgATCATAATAATCGTTATTTTTTGTAGATTTCACGGAAATGATGCGAGTGCTCGGTTATTCGAGACTGATCTCTATtggaaattttcgtttaccgAATTTTCCATTGGTTGCAGAAATTCTTGTTTGGCTGGTGAAAAGATTTGATCCTGATGCCGACATACCTAATGAACATAACACCGAAGAAGAACGTATTGTATTAATTCGTGCTATTGCCGAATTCATGgtaagaaaaatggtttattaaaatttttaatcattattccaaaataattgaatttaattatattgtcttatttatttatctatattacatattttcattttagtattattttactttatttgttttttatgtttaccCGTAACGTCACTCGCACAAATGTCGACATTAAAAATTCCGTTAAAATGATGTATACTAACAATatgtaataatgaaatttatatatctaCTATTAATTGAAGcaaatagatattaaaaacatgttttgttttgaagaaaaataaatcgaagtagcagaattgtaaatacaataatattttcacttttaaagaCATAGTTTATTAATCTTGAAAGAAATACACAGAATTCGTAGTGTATACTTGTATATCATactaaaatcaattatttattttttttaaataaaaccaaaaaacATTCGATTTGGTAATTGTTATGTTCAGGTAAAAAaagggaaattaataattaataattcttatatTCACTTATTTTGAAATGTATCAGAAAATATGAGTTAATGTAacttttataacatttattataaatttaaattgctaaACAactataatgaaatatatttttatgttctttatgttagaaattgatattattaattggtTTTAATGTAGGCAATAAAAACGAATGTTAAGTTAAACACAAAGAAACTATACCAAGCTGATGGCTACGCTGTAAAagagttattaaaaataactacaTTATTGTATGATGCTCAAAGCAACAGTAACAGCAATAATGTAATAACCAATGATAACTTTAGTTTAactaattttgatatttctgaTAAAGTTAATGAACTCAAATCAACTAGACAGTTAGCTAGTCAGTTGACTGTGACTGGTGCATCATTGTTTGACTTATTGGGACGTGAAGTTGATCTTCGGGAAATTCGTAACTCCAAAGTTGCTAGACAGTTTGATACatcagaaattgaaatggcattaaaaaatgttatcgaaaGTATACGTAAAGAAATTGATGATACCAAAAGACAGATCGATAATGTGAAGGTATTActcattttttcctttttattctcaagatattaattttcttgatacaattttcttttatttgtaagGATACAGAACAAAATTTGGATGTGAGAATTGAAAGGCGTCGTGCAGAACTTGATAGGAATCAGAAAAGActacaaacattaaaaaaagtacgcCCAGCTTTTATggaagaatttgaaaaactgGAAGTAGAATTAAGATCTTTATATGAcgattatttacataaatttcgaTATCTTGCATATCTTGAGCATTTATATGAAGATACAGCTAAAGTAGAACAAGAAAGATTTGAAAGGCGGTATGTATATTAACTCTGATAAGTGAAATTAATGACATAGGGCAGGGTTTCTCAcagttcattttttaaaattcactcTCGATAAAGGCATATTCTGCATTAActctctaaaataatattaaattcttacTCTTCAGTTAACGTATTTCTTTagtgaattaatatttccttatcaaaaaattattctgaaaGTGATCATAAATGagtatgtaaaagaaaaagctc
Coding sequences:
- the LOC128882818 gene encoding clusterin-associated protein 1 isoform X1 — encoded protein: MSYRDLRNFTEMMRVLGYSRLISIGNFRLPNFPLVAEILVWLVKRFDPDADIPNEHNTEEERIVLIRAIAEFMAIKTNVKLNTKKLYQADGYAVKELLKITTLLYDAQSNSNSNNVITNDNFSLTNFDISDKVNELKSTRQLASQLTVTGASLFDLLGREVDLREIRNSKVARQFDTSEIEMALKNVIESIRKEIDDTKRQIDNVKDTEQNLDVRIERRRAELDRNQKRLQTLKKVRPAFMEEFEKLEVELRSLYDDYLHKFRYLAYLEHLYEDTAKVEQERFERRQEATRKQLEKMRAEDANFETMMEGNDSILATHLQEPPPPLSDIEKQNTEKRTQSSRLKSAGRASRMQISQRRIYGSMSGRQRGTIQESNDSEGSLDSDSDLLIDGDLDDDDDEDDDILDSVRGPEVGNFDLKVGQEKRAVSKLDHSDEDF
- the LOC128882818 gene encoding clusterin-associated protein 1 isoform X2, with translation MMRVLGYSRLISIGNFRLPNFPLVAEILVWLVKRFDPDADIPNEHNTEEERIVLIRAIAEFMAIKTNVKLNTKKLYQADGYAVKELLKITTLLYDAQSNSNSNNVITNDNFSLTNFDISDKVNELKSTRQLASQLTVTGASLFDLLGREVDLREIRNSKVARQFDTSEIEMALKNVIESIRKEIDDTKRQIDNVKDTEQNLDVRIERRRAELDRNQKRLQTLKKVRPAFMEEFEKLEVELRSLYDDYLHKFRYLAYLEHLYEDTAKVEQERFERRQEATRKQLEKMRAEDANFETMMEGNDSILATHLQEPPPPLSDIEKQNTEKRTQSSRLKSAGRASRMQISQRRIYGSMSGRQRGTIQESNDSEGSLDSDSDLLIDGDLDDDDDEDDDILDSVRGPEVGNFDLKVGQEKRAVSKLDHSDEDF
- the LOC128882818 gene encoding clusterin-associated protein 1 isoform X3: MAIKTNVKLNTKKLYQADGYAVKELLKITTLLYDAQSNSNSNNVITNDNFSLTNFDISDKVNELKSTRQLASQLTVTGASLFDLLGREVDLREIRNSKVARQFDTSEIEMALKNVIESIRKEIDDTKRQIDNVKDTEQNLDVRIERRRAELDRNQKRLQTLKKVRPAFMEEFEKLEVELRSLYDDYLHKFRYLAYLEHLYEDTAKVEQERFERRQEATRKQLEKMRAEDANFETMMEGNDSILATHLQEPPPPLSDIEKQNTEKRTQSSRLKSAGRASRMQISQRRIYGSMSGRQRGTIQESNDSEGSLDSDSDLLIDGDLDDDDDEDDDILDSVRGPEVGNFDLKVGQEKRAVSKLDHSDEDF